A genomic segment from Glycine soja cultivar W05 chromosome 20, ASM419377v2, whole genome shotgun sequence encodes:
- the LOC114402548 gene encoding linoleate 13S-lipoxygenase 2-1, chloroplastic-like has product MWCVPQCMKAGMATSSGNTNTKSQNVNVKAVVTIEQSDGGLVPNLINSAVDGIKELAGKTLVLELVSDELDPKTNIEKKTPKSSVQNIGKKEDEIRYEAQFELSTDFGSVGAVTIENEQQEEVFLKSIVLHGFPDIGHVHFTCNSWIQPKHDGAMKRVFFTDKSYLPSQTPRGLQRLREEELVLLRGNGEGECQSSDRIYDYDVYNDIGDPDTNIDLKRPVLGGTKQNPYPRRCRTGRKHSDADPLSEKKSSGFYVPRDEAFASIKQTQFTSSAVSLGLNAIFESVDTILTDPNLGFFSFEDIDTLFKEGLHLPPLKANGLSLLQRVIPKLIKAANDTQNILRFDAPETFKRDKFFWFSDVEFARETLAGVNPYSIQLVKEWPLTSKLDPQIYGPQESTITREVIEPQIITYGTIEEALKEKKLFMLDYHDLFLPYVSKVRKIKGTTLYGSRTLFFLTDQGILKPLAIELTRPPMDGNPQWKQVFQPSCDSTNLWLWRLAKAHVLAHDSGYHELISHWLRTHCVVEPFVIATHRQLSSMHPIYRLLHPHLRYTMQINSLAREALISANGVIEISFLTNKYSMELSSVAYDQLWQFDSQALPNDLISRGMAVADPNAPHGLKLTIEDYPFANDGLLIWDAIKQWVTDYVNHYYPTPSIIESDQELQAWWKEIRTVGHGDKSEEPWWPNLNTSKDLIDIITTIAWVASGHHAAVNFSQYAYGGYFPNRPTIARNKMPTEDPSEEEWENFLNKPEQTLLECFPSQIQATLVMVVLNLLSDHSLDEQYIGKYMEPSWAENPTIKVAFERFNRRLKEIEGIIDSRNGNSNLKNRHGAGIMPYELLKPFSGPGVTGKGVPYSISI; this is encoded by the exons ATGTGGTGCGTGCCTCAGTGCATGAAAGCTGGAATGGCAACAAGCAGTGGCAACACCAACACAAAATCTCAGAATGTGAATGTGAAAGCTGTTGTGACTATTGAACAAAGTGATGGTGGACTTGTGCCAAATCTCATTAATTCAGCGGTAGATGGGATCAAAGAGTTAGCTGGGAAAACACTTGTTTTGGAGCTTGTGAGTGATGAGCTTGATCCAA AAACAAATATAGAGAAGAAGACACCAAAAAGTTCGGTTCAAAATATAGGAAAAAAGGAGGATGAGATACGGTATGAGGCTCAATTTGAGTTATCCACGGATTTTGGAAGTGTGGGTGCTGTTACGATTGAAAACGAGCAACAAGAGGAGGTCTTTCTAAAGAGTATAGTTCTTCATGGCTTCCCTGATATTGGCCACGTTCACTTCACTTGTAATTCATGGATTCAACCCAAGCATGATGGTGCCATGAAGAGAGTCTTCTTTACTGACAAG TCATACCTGCCATCACAAACGCCAAGAGGATTACAAAGACTGAGAGAAGAGGAGCTAGTTCTTCTAAGAggaaatggagaaggagaatgTCAAAGTTCTGATAGAATATATGACTATGATGTGTATAATGATATTGGAGATCCAGATACCAATATTGATCTTAAAAGGCCAGTTCTTGGTGGTACTAAACAAAATCCATATCCAAGACGTTGTCGTACCGGTCGAAAGCACTCTGATGCAG ACCCATTGTCTGAGAAAAAGAGTTCAGGGTTTTATGTTCCTCGTGACGAGGCATTTGCTAGTATAAAGCAGACACAGTTCACAAGTTCTGCGGTGTCCTTAGGGCTGAATGCGATTTTTGAATCGGTGGACACAATTCTCACAGACCCAAATCTTGGATTTTTCAGCTTCGAAGACATAGACACACTCTTCAAGGAGGGGTTGCATTTACCACCACTTAAGGCCAACGGATTATCGTTGCTCCAAAGAGTCATTCCCAAGTTGATCAAGGCTGCTAATGATACTCAGAATATTTTACGCTTTGATGCCCCAGAAACATTTAAAA GGGATAAGTTCTTTTGGTTTTCAGATGTGGAATTTGCTAGGGAGACTTTGGCAGGTGTCAACCCATATAGCATCCAATTGGTTAAG gAATGGCCTTTAACAAGTAAACTAGACCCGCAAATCTATGGTCCACAGGAATCAACAATAACTAGGGAAGTCATTGAGCCACAAATTATCACTTATGGAACAATTGAAGAG GCCCTTAAAGAAAAGAAGTTGTTCATGCTGGATTACCATGATTTATTCTTACCATATGTAAGCAAAGTGAGAAAAATTAAGGGCACCACATTATATGGATCACGAACATTATTCTTCCTCACTGATCAAGGGATATTAAAGCCATTAGCTATTGAGCTCACTAGACCACCTATGGATGGAAATCCACAATGGAAACAAGTCTTCCAACCTTCTTGTGATTCAACCAATCTCTGGCTTTGGAGGCTTGCTAAAGCTCATGTTCTGGCCCATGATTCTGGTTATCATGAACTTATAAGTCATTG gttGAGGACTCACTGTGTCGTGGAACCTTTTGTAATTGCAACACATAGGCAACTTAGTTCCATGCATCCAATTTATAGATTATTACATCCTCATTTGAGATATACCATGCAGATTAATTCCCTTGCACGTGAGGCACTTATTAGTGCAAATGGGGTCATTGAAATTTCATTCCttactaataaatattcaatgGAATTAAGCTCTGTGGCATACGATCAACTTTGGCAATTTGATTCGCAAGCACTTCCCAATGATCTTATTTCCAG GGGAATGGCTGTGGCAGATCCTAATGCACCACATGGCCTAAAGCTAACAATTGAAGATTATCCTTTTGCCAATGATGGTCTTCTCATATGggatgccatcaaacaatgggtCACCGACTATGTCAACCATTACTATCCAACCCCAAGCATCATAGAATCTGACCAAGAGCTCCAAGCATGGTGGAAAGAAATCAGAACAGTGGGTCATGGAGACAAATCTGAAGAACCATGGTGGCCAAATCTTAACACATCAAAAGATCTTATTGACATCATAACCACAATAGCTTGGGTAGCATCTGGTCATCATGCAGCTGTGAACTTTTCTCAATATGCTTATGGAGGCTATTTCCCTAACCGACCCACAATTGCAAGAAACAAAATGCCAACAGAAGACCCTTCTGAAGAAGAATGGGAAAATTTTCTAAACAAACCTGAGCAAACTCTTTTGGAGTGTTTCCCATCACAAATTCAAGCAACATTAGTGATGGTAGTCTTGAACTTATTGTCAGATCATTCACTTGATGAACAGTACATTGGGAAATACATGGAGCCATCATGGGCTGAGAATCCAACTATAAAGGTAGCCTTTGAAAGGTTTAATAGGAGATTGAAGGAGATTGAAGGTATTATAGACTCAAGGAATGGAAATAGTAATTTGAAGAACAGACATGGAGCTGGAATAATGCCTTATGAGTTATTGAAGCCATTTTCAGGGCCTGGAGTCACTGGAAAAGGGGTTCCATATAGCATATCTATTTAA